CGGGTCCTCGTCATTCGAACCACTGTCCTCCAGCAACTCTGAAGGTACCCTCATCACATCCGGCCATTCAATCGGACGATCGCTCACCCTCAACTCGGCAACCGTTGTTGCCGAAGGAGGATTGGGATGTTCATTCATGAATTCCACCCACCGCCGATGAAAAGCCGCAAATACCTTATAAGGCTCCGACTTGCCCGTGAAATTCGCGAATCCATTCAGATCCATCAGCAGATGATCCGTCAGTTGCGTGAAGGAAACCTCGTGTGCCTCGCTGACTTTGCGTATGGCCCTATCCCGCTCAATTGCATATGGCGTCATGTCCCGATGGACGACAATCTCATCGATCTCGCCTTTGAATTCGTTCAGGATAAAATCAACCACTTCAGCCGGTTTGCCATAAACAACATGCAGTTTTCGTTTGGCTTCAAGATACTGCCTGCCTAATGCCGCTGCATGCTGTCTAAAATTCACACCGCTGTGTTCCTTCTCTCGACCTTGCCGCAGGAGAAATGAATCATAGATGAGAACATGCACACTCTCTTCTTCGTGTTCCCGCAAATAATCGAATGCCGCCAGATCATCCGTACGCAAATCTTTACGGTGTATGAATAGCTTCATGCCTCACCCTCCTGTCTGAATTCATGTTTATTTATCCGTTAAATTCTGATATAACCTGCTTGTCTCCGGCTCTGGCTGATGTCCCAGATCCTCATTCAGGGTCAATGTAAATGAATGATATAAACGAAGTATGCCTTGCTGATCATCCATGGATGCATACACTTCCATCATGAGTCGGCAAATTTCTTCCGAATAAGGCTCCCGTTCCTGCAATAACGTTAATTGCTCAATCGCTTCCTTGCCACGACCATGCTCCATATCCCATCTCGCGATATCCATAACCAGCCCTGTATACTTGCGTCTGAGTTCTCTTGCTTTGGCCTGTGCCCAACGATAATCATGCTCTTCCAGATAATCGGCACGATAGAGTGGAATCATATGCCTCAAATCATCGACATTGTCTGATGTGATGGCGTTGTAGACCATGGCTTTTTCAAATTGATCCACATCACTTACCAGATTGCCTGATAACAGACGATAGCGGTTCATATTGTACTCCAGCTTGCCTGTCATGTTCCATTCCTTAAAAAGCTTTCGAATCTGGTACACGGAGGTATGTAGATGGGTTAGACCTTTTTCCTGGGAAACATCACCCCATAGCTGATCAAGCAGAATCTCCTTGCTTACCCACTCTTCCCTGTGATGAAACAAAAAAGCAAATAGTTCCTGCGCTTTGGTTGTGCGCCACTTATGTTTCTCGGCACCCTGATCAAGACTTCTATAGATATCCAGATGTTTGAACGTCAGCAGCCCTGGAACTTCCGTATCCAGTTCCACAGAGGCAGGTTCCGATGCCTGTAGCTCGGCGGTGGCTGCAACCTGGGAATTATACGACATTATACCCGCGATCCGATCAATGGTTTTGGCCAATCGTGCGGAGCTTACCGGTTTAAGCACATAATCCAGTGCATGCAGTTCGA
The window above is part of the Paenibacillus sp. 1781tsa1 genome. Proteins encoded here:
- a CDS encoding response regulator, whose translation is MRAIVIDDEKPAQLHLERLLRTDGRITPVQCFSTARDGLHFLAKERVDVVFLDIGMPEMNGLEAAEYIQQLDQSIRIIFVTAYADHAVEAFELHALDYVLKPVSSARLAKTIDRIAGIMSYNSQVAATAELQASEPASVELDTEVPGLLTFKHLDIYRSLDQGAEKHKWRTTKAQELFAFLFHHREEWVSKEILLDQLWGDVSQEKGLTHLHTSVYQIRKLFKEWNMTGKLEYNMNRYRLLSGNLVSDVDQFEKAMVYNAITSDNVDDLRHMIPLYRADYLEEHDYRWAQAKARELRRKYTGLVMDIARWDMEHGRGKEAIEQLTLLQEREPYSEEICRLMMEVYASMDDQQGILRLYHSFTLTLNEDLGHQPEPETSRLYQNLTDK